The sequence GCTGTCACATTATTACCAAGCTGGAGTCGTTTTGCGTTTGCCCAAAGTAACATGCCTTCACTGGCTATTCCACCTCAAATTACCCCTGATGCCCAACAAAAGATTGTTCTGAATATTCAACAAGGTGTTTCTCAATTTATTCCCACCGCAAAGACAACTACGTGGGGTTATAACGGTAGTTTATTAGGTCCCGCATTGAAACTTAAGCGTGGTCAACCCGTCACCATTAATATCAATAACCAATTACCAGAAACAACAACGGTTCATTGGCATGGGCTTGAAATCAGTGGCGAAGAAGATGGTGGCCCACAAGCAATGATTGAGTCAGGAAAATCTCGTACGGTTACTTTTACACCTAATCAAGCTGAATCAACGTGCTGGTTCCATCCTCATACTCATGGTGTAACTGGACAACAAGTCGCGATGGGATTAGGTGGATTAGTGATCATTGAAGATGATGAAACCTCAAACCGTAAATTGCCTAATCGCTGGGGCGTGGATGATTTACCTATTATTTTGCAAGACAAACGTTTAGACAGTGATGGACAAATTGATTATCAACTCGATGTAATGAGTGCTGCAATTGGTTGGTTTGGCGATATGATGTTAACCAATGGTGCCATTCAACCACAGCATATTGTGCCCAAAGGTTGGGTAAGATTACGTTTCTTAAATGGCTGTAACGCGCGTAGCCTAAACCTTGCAACCAGTGATGGCAGACCCATGTATGTGATTGCCAGCGATGGTGGATTACTCGCAGAACCCGTCAAAGTGACAGAGCTACCGATTTTAATGGGGGAACGCTTTGAGGTTTTAGTGGATACCTCTGATGGGCGTGATTTTGATATTGTCACTTTACCCGTTCGTCAAATGGGGATGGTTTTAGCGCCATTTGATAATGTATTGCCTGTATTGCGCTTATTACCCTCAGCAGAAAAAGGACAGGGTCTTTTACCTGAGCAATTGGCGCTTATTCCTGCATTACCCACATTAAGCAATCTTTCAACGCGCACATTACACCTGCGCATGGATATGCGTTTAGATATGCAAGGGATGATGTTATTAACCGAGCGTTATGGTGATAAAGCTTTAGCGGGTATTCATCATGGAATGAGTCATATGCGCCAAGGTAACGGTAGTGGCATGATGGGCGGCGGAATGAATTGTGGTCATGGTAGTGGGGATCTTGATATTTATAATGCAAATAGTATCAATGGTATTCCATTCTCAATGACTGAACCTGCATTTGATGTAAAACAAGGCGTTTATGAGCGTTGGGTTGTTTCTGGTCGGGGTGACATGATGTTACATCCATTCCATGTTCATGGTACACAATTTCGCATTTTATCTGAAAATGGTAGAGCACCAGAGAAGCACCGCCAAGGTTGGAAAGATATTGTGAAAGTTGAAGGGCAATTTAGCGAAATTCTAGTGAAATTCGACCATTTAGCAACAAAAGCACATCCGTTTATGGCGCACTGTCATTTATTAGAACATGAAGATACTGGAATGATGGCGGGTTTTACTGTGAGTAAATAATCAATCACTGTAAAAGTTATTAATATCAGTAAGATAAATTAATAAAAGGCATGAAATTGATATTTCGTGCCTTTATTTTCATTAAATCAGATCATCGCATGATGAAGGAAGTTCTGGTACAATCGTTTGCTTTCCCCGTTAACCCAATCGAAATTAATCATGAAACATATTGTTGATGTCATGATCTCTGAAGAAGAGATCAAACAGCGTATTGCTGAGCTAGGTCGTGAAATCACAGAACATTACCGCCCACGTCAAGGTCAACATGATCTTGTCTTAATCGGCTTGTTAAAAGGTTCTTTTATTTTTATGGCTGATTTGTGCCGTGAAATTGATGTGAACCATGAAGTCGATTTTATGACTGTATCAAGTTACGGTAATGGTATGACGTCAACGCGAGACGTTAAAATCATTAAAGATCTCGATGAAGACATTCGTGGTAAAGATGTTCTGATTGTTGAAGATATTATCGACTCAGGTAACACCTTAAATCGTGTTAAAGAGATTTTAAGCTTACGTGAGCCAGCTTCTATTTCTATCTGTACATTACTGGATAAACCCTCTCGTCGTGAAGTTGATGTTCCTGTTGAGTGGATTGGTTATTCCATTGAAGATAAATTTGTTATTGGTTACGGCATCGATTACGCACAGCGCTATCGTCACTTGCCTTATATTGGGCATGTCACCTTATTAGATGAGTAATTTATTTTAAATAGAAGTAAGAAAACCCGCTTTAGGCGGGTTTTTTATCGGTATTACTTAATAAAAATAGACACAGGTAGATTGAATCGAACCGACAGTTTTTTAATATGTTCTAATGTGAGATTACGTTCACCATTGAGAATGCGACTTACATAAGAGCGTGAACCCAATTCTTCTTTAAAATCAGTAGTATTTAGTTGGTATTGATCCATCAATGTACGCAAAACTGCAATCGCATCATCACATTGATTGAGTCTTGCATTGAAGACCCTAAATTCAGGCGCGCTATTTTCATATTCGTCAATTTTATGACAAAGCATATCAATTAAAGGATTATCTGGGTCGTGTTCTACTAAATATTCAACCAACTTGACACCTTCTTCATAGTCTTTACGAGATTGGCTACGACCAAGAATAGGAACTATATTGACTAGGCTATTAGCAGCCTTAATTGCATCAACAATCATCATTCTTTTGTTCTCCGATAGTAATCAATAAGTTTATCGTATTCAGCATGAGTAGAAATATGTTTTACAAATATTTTGTTGCGTTCAAAATCTGCAAAAAATAGGATCCTTAATGTATTTCCACCAATATTGATAACCCACCATTTTTCTCTATATTTCATTCTATCTAAACTTGGGAAGACTTTTTTTAATGCATCAGGTGTTTGATAAGTACTCTGTTTTAACGTTCTATAAGTATCAGTAATTGATTGAGCACAATTGGGGAAACGTGCAGATGCTAAATCAAAAGGCTCTCGTGATATTACGTGCATTCCCTGTCCCTCGTTTCCTATTTGTCAATAGATTAGCACCTTTTTTCATTGTTGCCAAATAGGAAACTTTATTTTTTATAACGTATAAAAAAGCCCTAATATTTTTTAAATATTAGGGCCTAAAATGATTGCTTATAATGAATGTATTAGCGTGGATGACTCAATTTTGCCATCGCTTGACGATAAGATAGTTCAAGTTTTTCACGGCTATCTGACGTGATATCGAGGTCGTGTAACTCACCGTTATTTAAACCGTAAACCCAACCGTGGATCATCACTTTTTGTCCACGTTTCCATGCTGCTTGCATAATCGTTGAATGACCAAGGTTGTATACTTGTTCGATAACATTTAGCTCACAAAGTAGGTTTAATCTATCTTGCGGTGCCAGTTCACCTAACATTGAACTGTGTTTGTACCAGATATCGCGGATATGCAGTAACCAGTTATTGATAAGACCTAATTCGGTGCCTTCAATAGCTGCTTCAATACCACCACAACCATAATGACCACAGACAATAATGTGTTCAACTTGTAATACATCAACTGCATACTGGATCACTGAAAGACAGTTTAAGTCAGTGTGGATGACCAAGTTTGCCACATTACGGTGAACAAATAAGTCACCTGGTGCTGCGTTGATTAATTTTTCTGCTGGAACGCGGCTATCGGAGCAACCAATCCATAAGAAGTGAGGTTTTTGACCTTTACAGAGATCTTTAAAAAACTGAGGATTTTCTTCAGTAACAGATTCTGACCATTGCTTGTTATTGGCTAACAGCTCTTCAATTTTTCTCATCATGACGTGACTGCCTGTAATTCGGTTTCCCACCATTTGCGCTGACAGTACGCCAACACGAAATAGCGCTTGTGTTATTGTTAGATGCAAGAGATCCATTAAGAAAGGGTATTTTTATACCATTACTTTTGAATAAATCAGAAGGTTTTTTAAAGCCAAGTGATCGATAATTGCTTGTCATTTTTTGCTTTCAAATAAGATAGATCTTTTTATAGCATTTGTTTAATGAATTTATCAATACATTCCTTGATGTAAATCAAATGTATAAAAAGATAACTGTTTGTTAAACCAGCTGTTGTATTATTTAAAAATAGACGCTTATAAATATTATATAAATAAAACTAATGATTATAATTGTTGGTTTTATTTTTATACTGAAAGTAAAGATGACAAAAAATAAAGAGCATCATTGATTGAGATAGTAGATCGCGAGATAATTTTCATCAGTAAACTTGAGAAACAAAGGCAATAATTTTATTGGTATCAATTAGGCTAAATGATTACACTAAGGGATAAATTGATAAAAATATCAGAAAAACAGTAAGAAATAACAGAACATTGAGCCTTAAATGCTAATTTACGCTCTCTTCATCTCTTATTCTTTATTATTGCAATAGTTAAAAAATATTTATTTATTCGTTTGTGTCATAAGCGCTAAAACGGTTTATTTGCTATTGAATATTCTCTAGAATAACTTATTCCATTTTATTCTTTGAACTAAGCTTATTTTCTGATTTCAGCTCAGTTAATGCTGAATAATGCTGTTGATAAAAGGTAATTCCCACTTATGACGTATGCATTGGAGTTAACGGAGTTAACGAAAACTTATCACAATGGTGTAAAAGCACTAAAAGGAATTAATCTCACCGTTGAGGCTGGCGATTTTTATGCTTTATTAGGACCTAATGGCGCAGGCAAATCGACCACAATTGGTATTATTAGCTCTTTGGTTAATAAGAGTAGCGGTAAAGTTAAAGTGTTTGGTTATGACACCGATACCGATATGGTTAATGCAAAACGTCAATTAGGATTAGTACCACAAGAATTCAATTTCAACCCTTTTGAAACCGTTTTACAAATTGTTCTCAATCAAGCGGGTTATTATGGTGTCCCACGTAAATTAGCGTTAGAACGTGCTGAAACTTATTTGACCCAGCTTGATTTATGGGAAAAACGTGACGACAGAGCGCGTTTTTTATCTGGGGGGATGAAGCGCCGTTTAATGATTGCGCGTGCATTAATGCACCAACCTAAATTACTTATTCTTGATGAACCTACCGCGGGTGTTGATATTGAATTACGTCGCTCTATGTGGACGTTTTTAAAACAATTAAATGCTGAAGGCACGACGATTATTCTCACCACACACTATTTAGAAGAAGCCGAAATGCTGTGTCGGAATATTGGTATTATTCAACGTGGTGAGTTGGTTGAAAATACCAGTATGAAGGGGCTATTAAGTAAATTAGAGTCTGAAACCTTTATTTTAGATTTAGCGTCAAAAAGCCCACTACCTGAGTTACAAAATTATCAATATCGTTTGGTTGATACATCAACATTAGAAGTTGATGTTAAAAGAGAGCAAGGACTAAACAGTGTATTTGCTCAACTAAATGCGCAAGGTATTCAAGTCTTAAGTATGCGTAATAAAGCTAACCGTCTTGAGGAGTTATTTGTGCACTTAGTTAATGAAGATCATACAGAAGTAGAAGGAGAGAGGGAATGATTCAGTTGTATTGGGTAGCCCTCAAGACGATTTGGATTAAAGAAGTGACCCGTTTTGGGCGTATTTGGGTACAAACTTTAATTCCTCCCGTTATTACGATGTCGCTCTATTTTGTTATTTTCGGTAATTTAATTGGTAAGCGTATTGGGGATATGGGAGGCGTTGATTATATGCAGTTTATTGTCCCCGGTCTGATTATGATGGCGGTGATCACAAACTCATATGCTAATGTCTCATCTTCATTTTTTGGTGCTAAATTCCAACGTAGTATTGAAGAATTATTAGTATCGCCAGTACCGACCCATGTTGTTATCGCGGGTTTTGTCGGTGGGGGTGTAGCGCGTGGTATTTGTGTTGGAATATTGGTCACACTGGTTTCGCTATTTTTTGTACCACTAGAGATACACTCTTGGACAATGGTGGTGGTGACATTATTGATGACCTCAATTGTGTTTTCTCTCGCTGGATTATTAAATGCGATTTTTGCGAAAACCTTTGATGATATCAGCATCATCCCGACGTTTGTTCTAACGCCATTAACCTATTTAGGGGGCGTGTTCTATTCACTGTCACTCTTACCTGAATTTTGGCAAGGCGTGTCTAAGTTAAACCCTATTGTGTATATGATCAGCGGTTTCCGTTACGGTTTTCTGGGTATTACGGATGTCTCTTTAACAGTGACGATTAGTGTTCTGTGTCTTTTCATTGCGGTGTTTTATGTTATTGCATGGTATTTAATTGAGAAAGGTCGCGGTTTAAGAAGCTAATCAAAAAAACAAAAGAGAAAGAGATAAAAGTTGAAATCGGTATCTTAATTAGAGATACCGATTTTTTTTAACTGTTTTTTCAGCACAAATGTTAATTTTTCTTTAAATTTACGCTTGGGTATTAACAAAGTCAATTTTCTTGTTTAGTATACTAAACACTTTGGCAGGGGATAAAAAGGAAATGTAATGACAACGGCAAGCCAAACAGGTAAAGCACCTAAGGCAATCTCTCGTAATAAACTTTTATGTATTGCAGGTATGGGCTGGACTTTTGATGCAATGGATGTGGGATTACTTGCATTCTTACTCTCGGCATTAAAAGAGGATTGGGGGTTGACGGCATCACAATTGGGTTGGATTGGCAGTATAAATTCAATTGGTATGGCTGTTGGCGCATTTGTGTTTGGTATTATGGCGGATAGAAAAGGGCGTAAACCCGTCTTTATTTTTACATTGTTGCTGTTTAGCTTAGGTTGTGGGTTAACGGCATTAGCAAGCTCTTTGATGGTGGTACTTGTTTTACGCTTTTTTATTGGAATGGGATTAGGTGGCGAATTACCTGTTGCGTCGACCCTTGTCAGTGAAAGTGTTGAAACCCATGAACGAGGCCGTATAGTTGTTTTATTAGAGAGTTTTTGGGCTGTCGGCTGGTTAATTGCTGCGTTAATTGCTTATTTTATTATTCCTGATTATGGCTGGCGTATGGCTATGCTATTAAGTGCATTACCTGCAGTATATGCTCTCTATTTACGTTCAAAACT comes from Proteus vulgaris and encodes:
- the cueO gene encoding multicopper oxidase CueO — its product is MQRREFLKLGATLSAVTLLPSWSRFAFAQSNMPSLAIPPQITPDAQQKIVLNIQQGVSQFIPTAKTTTWGYNGSLLGPALKLKRGQPVTININNQLPETTTVHWHGLEISGEEDGGPQAMIESGKSRTVTFTPNQAESTCWFHPHTHGVTGQQVAMGLGGLVIIEDDETSNRKLPNRWGVDDLPIILQDKRLDSDGQIDYQLDVMSAAIGWFGDMMLTNGAIQPQHIVPKGWVRLRFLNGCNARSLNLATSDGRPMYVIASDGGLLAEPVKVTELPILMGERFEVLVDTSDGRDFDIVTLPVRQMGMVLAPFDNVLPVLRLLPSAEKGQGLLPEQLALIPALPTLSNLSTRTLHLRMDMRLDMQGMMLLTERYGDKALAGIHHGMSHMRQGNGSGMMGGGMNCGHGSGDLDIYNANSINGIPFSMTEPAFDVKQGVYERWVVSGRGDMMLHPFHVHGTQFRILSENGRAPEKHRQGWKDIVKVEGQFSEILVKFDHLATKAHPFMAHCHLLEHEDTGMMAGFTVSK
- the hpt gene encoding hypoxanthine phosphoribosyltransferase, with translation MKHIVDVMISEEEIKQRIAELGREITEHYRPRQGQHDLVLIGLLKGSFIFMADLCREIDVNHEVDFMTVSSYGNGMTSTRDVKIIKDLDEDIRGKDVLIVEDIIDSGNTLNRVKEILSLREPASISICTLLDKPSRREVDVPVEWIGYSIEDKFVIGYGIDYAQRYRHLPYIGHVTLLDE
- a CDS encoding helix-turn-helix domain-containing protein; this encodes MMIVDAIKAANSLVNIVPILGRSQSRKDYEEGVKLVEYLVEHDPDNPLIDMLCHKIDEYENSAPEFRVFNARLNQCDDAIAVLRTLMDQYQLNTTDFKEELGSRSYVSRILNGERNLTLEHIKKLSVRFNLPVSIFIK
- a CDS encoding type II toxin-antitoxin system HigB family toxin, which produces MHVISREPFDLASARFPNCAQSITDTYRTLKQSTYQTPDALKKVFPSLDRMKYREKWWVINIGGNTLRILFFADFERNKIFVKHISTHAEYDKLIDYYRRTKE
- the can gene encoding carbonate dehydratase, which translates into the protein MMRKIEELLANNKQWSESVTEENPQFFKDLCKGQKPHFLWIGCSDSRVPAEKLINAAPGDLFVHRNVANLVIHTDLNCLSVIQYAVDVLQVEHIIVCGHYGCGGIEAAIEGTELGLINNWLLHIRDIWYKHSSMLGELAPQDRLNLLCELNVIEQVYNLGHSTIMQAAWKRGQKVMIHGWVYGLNNGELHDLDITSDSREKLELSYRQAMAKLSHPR
- a CDS encoding ABC transporter ATP-binding protein, encoding MTYALELTELTKTYHNGVKALKGINLTVEAGDFYALLGPNGAGKSTTIGIISSLVNKSSGKVKVFGYDTDTDMVNAKRQLGLVPQEFNFNPFETVLQIVLNQAGYYGVPRKLALERAETYLTQLDLWEKRDDRARFLSGGMKRRLMIARALMHQPKLLILDEPTAGVDIELRRSMWTFLKQLNAEGTTIILTTHYLEEAEMLCRNIGIIQRGELVENTSMKGLLSKLESETFILDLASKSPLPELQNYQYRLVDTSTLEVDVKREQGLNSVFAQLNAQGIQVLSMRNKANRLEELFVHLVNEDHTEVEGERE
- a CDS encoding ABC transporter permease, translated to MIQLYWVALKTIWIKEVTRFGRIWVQTLIPPVITMSLYFVIFGNLIGKRIGDMGGVDYMQFIVPGLIMMAVITNSYANVSSSFFGAKFQRSIEELLVSPVPTHVVIAGFVGGGVARGICVGILVTLVSLFFVPLEIHSWTMVVVTLLMTSIVFSLAGLLNAIFAKTFDDISIIPTFVLTPLTYLGGVFYSLSLLPEFWQGVSKLNPIVYMISGFRYGFLGITDVSLTVTISVLCLFIAVFYVIAWYLIEKGRGLRS